Genomic window (Streptococcus porcinus):
TGGTGCCACAGATGATCTGCCATTTAAGATGACATTAGCTCCCAATTGAGCAAATTCTTTTGCAATAGCTAAGCCGATACCTCGAGTTGATCCAGTAATAAAAATATTTTTACCTTTTACATCCATTTCTTTTCTTTCCTACCTTCTAAATAGTGTCGCAATGAAGCTATATCTTCAATACTAGTTGTTTCTAAGCTTTTATCAATTTTTTTAATGAAGCCACTTAAAATACTTCCAGGACCAATCTCAATCACTTGGTCGCAACCTCTCTCCTGAAGTTTTTTGATGCTCTCATAAAACCTGACTGGTTCCATAACTTGGCGAGCTAATAATTGAGGAACTTCATCTCGGTTCATAACATCTGCTTCCGTATTCCCAATTAAAGGACATTCGAAATCTTTAAAGTCTATTTTTCCCAATTCTTGACTTAGTTTAATGCTGGCTGATTCTAACAAAGCTGTATGAAATGGTCCAGAAACATTAAGTGGAATCAAACGTTTAACTCCTCTTTCCTTTAAAAGCTCAACCGCTTCATTAACTGCTTCAGTTTGGCCTCCTATAACTATCTGACCAGGTGTATTATAGTTAGCCGGTGATACAACCCCTTTATGCGATGCCAATTGACATACTTTTTCAATCAGTTCAGCAGGGGTGTTCAATACAGCTACCATTTTACCTGAACCTACTGGAGCAGCTTCTTCCATGAATTGACCACGTTTAGCAACTAATTGCAAAGCCTCCTCAAAAGAGATAGCTCCTGACGCTACTAAAGCCGAATATTCTCCAAGGGAAAGTCCTGCTACCATATCAGGTTTGATATCAAAACTTGTTAATACTCGGTAAATAGCAATTGAAGTCGTCAAAATCGCTGGTTGTGTGTAACGAGTTTGATTTAGTTTTTCAGCATCTGTATCAATTAGCTGTCGTAAATCATAACCTAGTAATTCTTGAGCTTGATCAAAGGTTTTCTTGGCAATAGGATAGGTCTCATAAAAGTCGTGACCCATACCTATTTTTTGAGCTCCC
Coding sequences:
- the fabD gene encoding ACP S-malonyltransferase; translated protein: MTKIAFLFAGQGAQKIGMGHDFYETYPIAKKTFDQAQELLGYDLRQLIDTDAEKLNQTRYTQPAILTTSIAIYRVLTSFDIKPDMVAGLSLGEYSALVASGAISFEEALQLVAKRGQFMEEAAPVGSGKMVAVLNTPAELIEKVCQLASHKGVVSPANYNTPGQIVIGGQTEAVNEAVELLKERGVKRLIPLNVSGPFHTALLESASIKLSQELGKIDFKDFECPLIGNTEADVMNRDEVPQLLARQVMEPVRFYESIKKLQERGCDQVIEIGPGSILSGFIKKIDKSLETTSIEDIASLRHYLEGRKEKKWM